Below is a window of Malania oleifera isolate guangnan ecotype guangnan chromosome 1, ASM2987363v1, whole genome shotgun sequence DNA.
GAAAATTGTGAGCCAGTAAGCATGTTCTTTAGTTTGTAAACTTTCACAACTTCTAAACAAAATACAAATATGCTTAGCAGAGCCATACAATCTCAAAGCCATGAAGATTCCTTTAACCATGATATGTCTATGACAGTCCTATGCACAAAAGAATAAAACCTGTGTGACCTAAACCTGATTCGCTCAATTAATTTAAATAATCTCTTAGTATCCAAGTGCAATGTGGCTTCAAAGCAGCATAGGATGTGGGTTTAATTCTGTTTTCCTTGTAATGCACAAAAGTAAGGCTTGCCGCTCATTCAAGAGATCAAAGGCTTCCAGTATGCCCAAAAGATAGTGGTTTTTTTTCAATTTGCAGTCTCAAGGATCATTAAAAAATTTAGGCGCAAACATACATGAAGCTGGTTCTGGGTCCAGTGTCATAAATTTTTCGGACaacttaaaataaacaaatagTTTCATCAAATTAAAGCAACCAATTTATCCCATGTATGTTAACTACAAATCTCAAGTTATTCGCAAAATACCTCATGTTTGGAGAGGTCTCGAATTTGGATTTTTATTGAATTGAATaagatataatacaaaattatattaaaatttgtccaaatccaagtCTAACGTCcgaaattcatactcccaaagaCAGCTTTACTGTTTTTTGAATAATTTAGCATTAAAACATTCATAGTTCACTCCTGAAATTTTCCCTCAGCCATTAACAAGATTCTTGCCATTTTTCAATAGCATTGGTTTCCCAGCTTTCTAATGGGGCTTCCCAATTTATTCCTAAATCCCTGAAGTCCCAAGTTTGTTGCCATTTCACACCGGCAGAAATCCGTTTTGCTTGTAatctaattaatatatatatatatatgctatctTTAGCATCTTTGTAAGAACAAACAGCAAtcagaagcattttcataaaCACAAGAAGCCACAATTGACTAGGAAGAAAATACTACATCATAAAAGATTCAAATGTTTAGATAAGCAGATACAACAAACATTGAGAAGCAAAGAGTTTGAATCTTTGATCCATGGGCAAGCAATTTGAGGTTACCAGGATCAGGAAGAATAAATTTTCAGTATCTTTGAAAATTTAGAGTCGAGCAGAGGAGAACAAATTTAATAAAACCTCCACCGAAGGCAAAAATAAAGATTAAAGATTCAAAAAACCTTCATAAATATGATTTAAGAATTTTCCCTTTCTTCATGGCTTGCACACAACCACAAAGCAAGGAAGAAGAGCTCTGGGATTGAGCAAATAGAGCTCCTCAATATTTGAATAGAGACCCACTTTCCCAGCCAACGAGTCGAACCCAGATTGACCCACCATCTCTTGTATATTCTCCAGGGGTCTATGAACCCTTCCAGCAATTACTCTGCAGACTATTAAAGCTTTCCTTGGAGATGGATCTTCATATGTTTCAATAGATTCAAAAGCCCTTCCACTCGTGGAAGTAGTAAAAACACCAATTCCACCTTTGAGTTCCTTCTTGGCTGAGAAGCCATTTCTTATAATTCTACAAACACAACAGTTTTCTGATATGCAGAGACAAGAGGAACCATTTGCACCAAGAGCACATGCCATTGTTGTGCCGTAGAATCTTAGCAGTTCGTTCCCATCTGCAAGACAGCGTGGGTGTTTCTTGGGGAGTTTGCTGGCCTTGATCTTCACCATTTCCCTGTACTCTTCGAATCGAGCAAGAGTCTTCTGCATGTTGTGCACTTTCAGCACCCTCTCAATCCTGCCACAATGGCTCTCAGACTTCAACCAGCTTGTCCGGCATATAATTTCAACAATCTTCCTAGATGAGTCACCCTCCAAAAGTTCTGTAACTGGAGAAGACAGCATGTAGTAAGCTGCTGACAGAGGAAGCCCCTCCAGATTCTTATTAATTACAAACAATTTGAATCTAAATAAGCAATGTCAAAATCAGTGCAGACTTAAAacaaccattgatgttagagaaaATGCAGATTTAGGAAGGTAAGAGGACATAGAAAAACCTAACGAAATAAACTATTTATTGATGCTATTTCACTGGAACAATTATGAATTTGGAGGgtgaaaatatgaaatttttggagagagggagagagagaagggtaTCTTCAAAAAGATAAAGAGTCCtgtaaatttgaaataaaaaatagcAGAGAAGCTGAATCCGACTTTATTAACAGCAAATGAAGAAGGAACATAAACTTTACTCTGACTATTTtgacgaaaaaaaaaaattgctggTACCTTGGCTAAAGAGGTGACCTTTCCTCTTCAGTCACTAATTTTATTAACAGTGAGAATAAGAAGATTACTGATATAGGTATAGAAGGAGTAAGTGCTAACTAAATTAGAGTATAAACTATGTGTGTTGATTAGGAAAAAGAGAAGATATACAAGCcaatgaaaaaaagaagaaaaaataaaataaacataaaacaAGCTCAAATGCTTTTttgtcaaaataaaaataaaagagaaagaaaCCAGAGACTGGGAATAGGGCAGAGAAAGCACAACTCAaaatagatattttttaaaaagatgcATTAAAGCTCCCATGAAATGGAAATCTCAACAAGAGTTTCTTACCAGCATGCTTAGAGAGATGATGTGCTTCAGCAGCTTCCCACTTCCCAAACTGCTCTCCACACTTGTGACATGCAACAGTAGAAGACCCATTATAATCCGTTTCAAGAGAAACCCTACTGTTGTTACCCCCTCCACCAAAAACTGCAGAACCTCCAAATCCAGAACCTTCCCTTTCTGATGTAAGATAAGGAGACTTCTTCGGAGGAGGTGATGAGCCCCTGAACGAAGGGTTGAAATATTGCATTGTGGGGTACTGCCCTCCAGGGCCAGGGGTACCCGGCCGAAGGGTACCCACAAAGGTAGAGCCACCACCAACGCCAACGCCaacgccgccgccgccgccgccgccgccgccccCTCCTCCTCCGCCGCCACCAATCCCCTCTTGGAAACCGCCGAAGCCACTGATTTTGAGTTCGCACGTCGAATTGTTGAGGATTACTTCATGGGTAATTGGGTTGAGGAATTCACTGCTCCCAATAGATCTTGGGCTGCAACTTGGGGGCTTCTCCAAGTGTCTCTTACTTCCATGGATGACGTCTTTGAGATTTGCTATGGACCTTGAACAGCCCGACCTCCCTCCTTTCTTGGTCAAGATTGAGCTCAGCTGGCTCCTGGCCTTTGGGTCATGAACATCTGAGGGCTCTGATTTGCAGTGCAGAGACCTCTTCAAGGAAAACCAAACTGTTGGCATGTTGCcctttttctccttttctctctccTGCTTTTCTGTCCTCATGCTTCAAAGTAAGCTTCGATGCCCTTTACTGTGTGAGGTGACCCTCTCCAACCGTTCATCCTCGAGAGCACATCATTTTCCACTGCCATCCGCCCTTCTTTTGCTCCATagaagccaaaaaaaaaagaggagttGAACTTCCTGTGATTACTTCTTTATCTTACAAAACAAGCCTCTTCCCCTGCTCTATCATTCAATTTTCAGAAATCATAATACAACAACTCGACAGCAGCACAAAATTTTATCACAAGCAACCTTACGAAATGCTCCAACAAAAATAACCCAGAAAAGATTTAAAACTGTTTAACACAGTACTGTCGTGCGCGTTCCACTTCGAAAGCTATTGAGCCAAAACACGAAGCAGTGTGGATGGAGCTTTCTGTAAAATGGGTCTCCATGAGAGAGCTGAAGAGTGAGACAAACGGGGTCTGGAGGCAGAAACAAGGGACACCCATTATTATAATAATTGAAAGGAAATTGAAGTAGAATAAAAATAATGAGAATCAGTGTGTGGTAAATAAGAGTGACCGAGTCTGGCAGCATAGCAAATAAGACGATTCCTTAAAAGATGCATCGAAACCCGAACCTTGCTACAAGATCCATTGAATTGAATTTATTCACTAAAGAAGAGAAAACTCAGCTTGATTTATCTTCTCCCTAGTCAGACGAATCATTGCAGAGATTTTTTACGACACATGAACCAAATTAAAAAGTGAATTATGGTTCATGGCACAAGGGCCTTTTACCAATTTATTCTACTAAATGCTCTTCTTGCATATAAAGGCCAAAGATTATTGGATTGGACTTTGTACTTATATTATATTTtagataattaattaaaatttaaaattataaatcatCACAATTTTACAAAGAGTGACTTTGCATTATCCTAACTTTcccagaaaataaaaatattaattcataaaaaaaaatattaaattagatttaataatttattaaaaaatctcaaaataataataataataatttactcATATAAAAGTGTGTTTTTCATCAAATTAGATGGGATAAAATAGTGGGTGTGAATTGACTGATGGCCACAGAGCAAGGCATTTATCAGCCATCATTAATATTAGAAgtgagattttttaaacttcatGAGAATTTATGATAAATAGTACTTTACTCTCAAAATATGAGGTTATGTTTTTATGCTAAAAAACTGCTTCTCTGGTCCAGCTACAGGTCCACGCTtcatatgtgaaaaaaaaaatttcatataaaagaCAATAATAGAGATAGTGTTCTTCAAATGAATAA
It encodes the following:
- the LOC131156217 gene encoding uncharacterized protein LOC131156217, which codes for MRTEKQEREKEKKGNMPTVWFSLKRSLHCKSEPSDVHDPKARSQLSSILTKKGGRSGCSRSIANLKDVIHGSKRHLEKPPSCSPRSIGSSEFLNPITHEVILNNSTCELKISGFGGFQEGIGGGGGGGGGGGGGGGGVGVGVGGGSTFVGTLRPGTPGPGGQYPTMQYFNPSFRGSSPPPKKSPYLTSEREGSGFGGSAVFGGGGNNSRVSLETDYNGSSTVACHKCGEQFGKWEAAEAHHLSKHAVTELLEGDSSRKIVEIICRTSWLKSESHCGRIERVLKVHNMQKTLARFEEYREMVKIKASKLPKKHPRCLADGNELLRFYGTTMACALGANGSSCLCISENCCVCRIIRNGFSAKKELKGGIGVFTTSTSGRAFESIETYEDPSPRKALIVCRVIAGRVHRPLENIQEMVGQSGFDSLAGKVGLYSNIEELYLLNPRALLPCFVVVCKP